A region from the Lutra lutra chromosome 1, mLutLut1.2, whole genome shotgun sequence genome encodes:
- the LOC125109921 gene encoding 60S ribosomal protein L23a-like, with translation MAPKAKKEAPAPPKAEAKAKALKAKKAVLKGVHSHKKKKIRTSPTFRRPKTLRLRRQPKYPRKSAPRRNKLDHYAIIKFPLTTESAMKKIEDNNTLVFIVDVKANKHQIKQAVKKLYDIDVAKVNTLIRPDGEKKA, from the coding sequence ATGGCGCCGAAAGCTAAGAAggaagcccctgcccctcccaaagccgaagccaaagcaaaggctttgaaggccaagaaagcgGTGCTGAAAGGCGtccacagtcacaaaaaaaagaagatccgCACATCACCTACGTTCCGACGACCCAAGACTCTGCGTCTCCGAAGGCAGCCCAAATACCCTCGAAAGAGCGCccccaggagaaacaagcttgatcactatgccatcatcaagttccccctgactactgagtcagccatgaagaaaatagaagacaacaacacacttgtgttcattgtggatgtcaaggccaacaagcaccagatcaaacaggctgtgaagaagctctatgacattgatgtagccaaggtcaacaccttaatcaggcctgatggagagaagaaggcataa